From a region of the Stegostoma tigrinum isolate sSteTig4 chromosome 25, sSteTig4.hap1, whole genome shotgun sequence genome:
- the LOC132210971 gene encoding histone H2B-like: MADEKKMQQISREGCKENNRKDAGKGQEEAEKESYTSYAYKIMKLVHPDTSISSKAIMNSFVNDSLEHIMWDPSCLSHFKQFREIQIARFLLLPRQLAKHAMLKNTKVVTKYTSSR; this comes from the coding sequence ATGGCTGATGAGAAGAAAATGCAGCAAATCTCTAGAGAAGGGTGCAAAGAAAATAATCGAAAAGATGCCGGAAAAgggcaggaagaagcagagaaagaaagtTACACCAGCTATGCCTATAAAATAATGAAGCTGGTTCACCCTGACACCAGCATCTCCTCTAAGGCTATCATGAACTCATTTGTCAATGATAGTCTCGAGCATATCATGTGGGACCCTTCCTGCCTGTCTCATTTCAAGCAGTTCAGAGAGATCCAGATTGCTAGGTTCCTGCTGCTGCCCAGGCAGTTGGCCAAACATGCCATGTTGAAGAACACAAAGGTggtgaccaagtacaccagctccaGGTGA